The Vicia villosa cultivar HV-30 ecotype Madison, WI linkage group LG1, Vvil1.0, whole genome shotgun sequence genome includes a region encoding these proteins:
- the LOC131610997 gene encoding endo-1,4-beta-xylanase 5-like has protein sequence MKVAARLCNLLMFTTISFLLLFSGLAVDVDSKDYDYFATTKCITEPHKAQYGGGIIVNPEFDHNIQSWTVFGNATIEKGLSNKGNSFIVASNRTQTLDSFSQKVQLKKELIYMFSGWFQLSEGRDLVSVVFKINGSELVYGGHVTANNGCWSLLKGGIVANFSSSAEILFESNNPNVEIWADSISLQPFTKEEWRSHQDNNIQRVRKSRVRFHVSNENETALEGAKVVVKQTKANFPFGCGMNYHILTNRDYQEWFASRFKYTTFTNQMKWYSTEIIRGQENYTIPDAMMKFTKENGISVRGHNIFWEDEKYQPEWVKSLTPEELREAAAKRIKSVVTRYKGELIAWDVMNENVHFHFYEDKLGENASELYYLRAYELDPTTTLFMNEYNTIEYSGDKVASPANYFNKLEEILQSPEASKMPFAIGLQCHFASGRPNLAYMRSGLDFLGETGFPIWLTETSVDPQPEQAEYFEEILREGYSHPAVEGIIMFAGPAQAGFNSTLLADANFQTTPTGKVVDKLISEWGIGPYTTITDGRGIVDISLHHGDYDVTVTHPLTQQSEKLNISVGKEFSHKNIHVKMHA, from the exons ATGAAAGTTGCAGCAAGATTATGCAATTTGTTAATGTTCACCACCATCTCTTTCCTTTTACTCTTCTCAG GTCTTGCCGTTGATGTTGATTCTAAGGATTATGATTATTTTGCTACTACTAAG TGTATAACAGAACCTCATAAAGCACAATATGGAGGGGGCATTATAGTAAATCCAGAATTTGATCACAACATACAGAGTTGGACAGTGTTTGGAAATGCAACAATAGAGAAAGGTTTATCAAATAAAGGAAATAGTTTCATTGTTGCTAGCAACAGAACACAAACATTGGATAGTTTTTCACAAAAGGTTCAACTCAAAAAAGAATTGATATACATGTTTTCAG GTTGGTTTCAGCTGAGTGAAGGAAGAGACCTAGTTTCTGTTGTGTTTAAAATAAATGGAAGTGAATTGGTATATGGTGGCCATGTGACAGCAAACAATGGATGCTGGTCTCTTCTAAAAGGCGGTATAGTTGCAAACTTCTCAAGCTCCGCCGAGATTCTTTTCGAG AGCAATAATCCGAATGTCGAAATATGGGCCGATAGCATCTCATTGCAACCATTTACTAAAGAAGAATGGAGATCACACCAAGACAACAACATCCAAAGGGTACGTAAGAGTAGGGTTAGATTTCATGTAAGTAATGAAAATGAAACAGCATTGGAAGGAGCAAAAGTTGTTgtaaaacaaacaaaagcaaatTTTCCATTTGGATGCGGGATGAACTATCACATTCTCACAAACCGCGACTACCAGGAATGGTTTGCGTCAAGGTTCAAATACACAACTTTCACCAATCAAATGAAATGGTATAGCACGGAGATAATTCGTGGCCAAGAAAACTATACCATACCAGACGCAATGATGAAATTCACTAAAGAAAATGGAATTTCGGTGAGAGGTCATAATATATTTTGGGAAGATGAAAAATATCAACCTGAATGGGTGAAGTCGTTAACGCCGGAGGAATTACGAGAAGCTGCGGCAAAAAGGATAAAATCTGTCGTTACAAGATATAAAGGAGAGTTGATTGCATGGGATGTGATGAATGAGAATGTTCATTTTCATTTTTACGAGGATAAACTCGGTGAGAATGCATCTGAATTATACTATTTAAGAGCTTACGAGCTTGATCCAACAACAACATTGTTTATGAATGAGTATAACACAATCGAGTATAGCGGAGACAAGGTTGCTAGTCCAGCAAATTATTTCAACAAACTTGAAGAGATTCTGCAATCTCCAGAAGCTTCGAAAATGCCATTTGCAATTGGATTGCAATGCCATTTTGCAAGTGGCAGACCGAATCTCGCTTACATGAGATCAGGTCTAGATTTTCTTGGTGAAACTGGATTTCCTATATGGCTCACAGAAACCAGTGTGGATCCTCAACCAGAACAG GCAGAATATTTTGAAGAGATACTAAGAGAAGGTTACTCTCATCCAGCAGTTGAAGGGATAATAATGTTTGCTGGTCCAGCACAAGCTGGTTTCAACTCTACACTTCTTGCTGATGCAAATTTTCAAACAACTCCAACTGGAAAAGTTGTGGACAAGTTGATCAGTGAGTGGGGAATTGGACCTTATACAACAATAACAGATGGTAGAGGAATTGTAGATATTTCATTGCATCATGGAGATTATGATGTAACTGTTACTCATCCTTTAACACAACAGtctgaaaaattaaatataagtGTTGGGAAAGAATTTTCACATAAAAACATCCATGTGAAAATGCATGCCTAA
- the LOC131611006 gene encoding endo-1,4-beta-xylanase 5-like: protein MLKFFDINWTVHCGLISHKMKVVVAAELCIFLLSASCLLLLSSGFQLHSKPYDYSATTQCVKEPHRAQYGGGIIVNPGFDHNIKGWTVVGNGTIEERISNDGNRFIVARNRTRALDGFSQKVQLKKGLIYIFSAWFQLSEGSEIVSVVFKTNGSELVHGGHVIAKHGCWSLLKGGIVANFSSPAEILFETENPTVELWADSVSLQPFTKKQWRSHQDDSVERVRKSKVRFRVTHPNETVLEGATVVIKQTRADFPYGCAMNHYILSNSDYQKWFVSRFKYTTFTNEMKWYSTEKIQGKEDYTIPDAMLQFAKENGISVRGHNVLWDSPNRQPHWDLTLSPDELRVAAENRLKSVVSRYKGQLIAWDVVNENVHFHFFEDKLGENISAEYYSAAYRLDPNTKMFLNEYNTIEFSGDKDASPANYVKKLKEIQQFPGTAGIPLAIGLQCHFSTGVPNLAYMRSGLDLLAATGLPIWLTETSVDPQPNQAVYFEQILREGFSHPAVQGIVMFVGPKQAGFNSTLLADANFKNTAAGDVVDKLIREWGTGPQTAIADSRGIIDISLHHGDYDVTVTHPLTQYSKTMNISVRKGFSLETVHVKMHA, encoded by the exons ATGTTGAAATTTTTTGATATAAATTGGACGGTGCATTGTGGTTTGATTAGTCACAAGATGAAGGTTGTTGTTGCAGCAGAGTTATGCATTTTCTTGCTCTCCGCATCTTgccttctactcctttcttcag GGTTTCAACTCCATTCTAAACCTTATGATTATTCTGCTACTACTCAG TGTGTGAAAGAACCTCATAGGGCGCAATATGGAGGAGGCATTATAGTAAATCCAGGGTTTGATCATAACATAAAGGGTTGGACTGTGGTTGGAAATGGAACAATCGAGGAACGGATATCGAATGATGGGAATCGATTCATTGTTGCTCGCAACAGAACACGGGCATTGGATGGTTTCTCACAGAAGGTTCAACTGAAGAAAGGACTAATATACATTTTTTCTG CTTGGTTTCAGCTGAGTGAAGGAAGTGAGATTGTTTcggttgtttttaaaacaaatggAAGTGAATTGGTACATGGTGGTCATGTgatagccaagcatggatgctgGTCTCTGCTAAAAGGGGGCATTGTTGCAAACTTTTCAAGCCCTGCTGAGATTCTTTTTGAG ACTGAGAATCCAACTGTGGAATTATGGGCTGATAGTGTGTCCTTACAACCATTCACCAAAAAGCAATGGAGATCACACCAAGACGACAGCGTTGAGAGG GTACGTAAGAGCAAAGTGAGATTCCGGGTAACTCATCCAAACGAAACAGTGTTGGAAGGAGCAACCGTTGTTATCAAACAAACAAGGGCGGATTTTCCATATGGATGTGCGATGAACCATTATATCCTCTCAAACAGTGACTACCAGAAATGGTTTGTTTCAAGATTCAAATACACAACTTTCACCAATGAGATGAAATGGTATAGTACAGAGAAAATTCAAGGCAAGGAAGACTATACTATCCCAGATGCCATGTTACAGTTTGCCAAAGAAAATGGCATTTCTGTGAGAGGTCATAACGTTTTGTGGGACAGTCCAAATCGTCAACCTCACTGGGATTTGACCCTGTCTCCCGACGAATTACGAGTAGCAGCTGAGAATAGATTGAAATCTGTTGTCTCAAGGTATAAAGGACAACTTATTGCATGGGATGTCGTGAATGAGAATGTCCACTTCCACTTTTTTGAGGACAAACTCGGCGAAAATATCTCTGCAGAATATTATTCAGCAGCTTACCGTCTTGATCCAAACACCAAGATGTTCCTGAATGAGTATAACACCATTGAGTTCAGCGGAGATAAGGATGCCAGCCCAGCCAACTATGTCAAGAAACTTAAGGAGATTCAGCAATTTCCAGGAACTGCTGGAATACCACTGGCCATTGGGTTGCAATGCCATTTTTCAACTGGTGTGCCAAACCTTGCTTATATGAGGTCAGGTCTAGATCTTCTTGCTGCAACCGGACTTCCGATATGGCTCACAGAAACCAGCGTGGATCCTCAGCCAAATCAG GCAGTGTACTTTGAACAGATACTAAGAGAGGGTTTCTCTCATCCTGCTGTTCAAGGGATTGTAATGTTTGTAGGACCAAAACAAGCTGGTTTCAACAGTACATTACTTGCAGatgcaaattttaaaaatactgcTGCCGGAGACGTTGTGGACAAGCTGATTCGTGAGTGGGGAACTGGTCCTCAAACAGCCATAGCAGATAGTAGAGGAATTATAGATATTTCACTACATCATGGAGATTATGATGTTACTGTTACACATCCTCTAACCCAATACTCCAAaacaatgaatataagtgtaaGAAAAGGATTTTCCCTGGAAACTGTCCATGTGAAAATGCATGCCTAA
- the LOC131647860 gene encoding endo-1,4-beta-xylanase 5-like, whose product MKVAATEELCILLLTASCLVLISGLQLDSMPYDYYATTECVTEPQRAQYRGGIILNPDFDHSIHDWTVFGNGTIEERVSNDGNRFVIASNRTQPLDGFSQKVQLNKGIMYTFSAWFQLSEGSDTVSVVFKTNGSELVRGGNVIAKHGCWSLLKGGIVADFSSPAEILFESENPTVEIWIDSVSLQPFTREEWRSHQDNSIERVRKSKVGFQVTHPNETALEGATVVIKQTKTDFPFGCGMNHRILTNIEYQKWFVSRFKYTTFTNEMKWYSTENVQGQENYTIPDAMLKFTKENGVSVRGHTILWDDEKFQPEWVKSLSPDELREAATKRMNSMVSRYNGQVIAWDVMNENLHCHYFEDNLGENASAIYYSTAYHLDPNTMMFMNEYNTIAYSGEKIASPANYIRKLKEIQQFQGTDGISLAIGVQGHFSSGVPNLAYMRSSLDLLAATGLPIWLTEVTVDPSPDQAEHLEEILREGYSHPSVQGIIMFVGPAQAGFTSTPLADENFLNTPIGDAMDKLISEWGTGTQTVIADRRGIVDISLHHGDYDITVTHPLTQSSKKLNISVGKAFSQEIIHVKMQA is encoded by the exons ATGAAGGTTGCTGCAACAGAAGAACTATGCATTTTGTTGTTGACTGCATCTTGCCTTGTTCTTATTTCAG GGCTCCAACTTGATTCTATGCCTTATGATTATTATGCTACTACAGAG TGTGTGACAGAACCTCAGAGGGCACAATACAGAGGAGGCATTATTCTAAATCCAGATTTTGATCACAGCATACATGATTGGACAGTGTTTGGAAATGGAACAATCGAGGAGCGAGTATCAAATGATGGAAATAGATTCGTTATTGCTAGCAACAGAACACAACCATTGGATGGTTTCTCACAGAAGGTCCAACTGAATAAAGGAATTATGTACACTTTTTCTG CTTGGTTTCAGCTCAGTGAAGGAAGTGACACTGTTTcagttgtttttaaaacaaatggAAGCGAATTGGTACGAGGTGGCAATGTGATAGCCAAGCATGGATGTTGGTCGCTGCTTAAAGGTGGCATAGTTGCAGACTTTTCAAGCCCTGCTGAGATACTCTTTGAG AGCGAGAATCCAACTGTGGAAATATGGATCGATAGTGTTTCATTACAACCATTCACCAGAGAAGAATGGAGATCACACCAAGACAACAGCATTGAGAGG GTACGAAAGAGCAAGGTGGGATTCCAGGTAACTCATCCAAACGAAACAGCATTGGAAGGAGCAACCGTTGTTATCAAACAAACAAAGACAGATTTCCCATTTGGATGTGGGATGAATCATCGCATCCTCACAAATATTGAGTACCAAAAATGGTTTGTGTCAAGATTCAAATACACAACTTTCACCAATGAGATGAAGTGGTATAGTACAGAGAATGTTCAAGGCCAGGAAAACTATACTATCCCAGATGCTATGTTAAAATTCACTAAAGAAAATGGCGTTTCTGTCAGAGGTCATACCATTTTGTGGGACGATGAAAAATTTCAGCCTGAATGGGTTAAGTCCCTATCCCCTGACGAATTACGAGAAGCAGctacaaaaagaatgaattctATGGTTTCAAGGTATAATGGACAAGTGATTGCATGGGACGTGATGAACGAGAATCTCCACTGCCACTATTTTGAGGACAACCTTGGTGAAAACGCCTCTGCGATATATTATTCAACAGCTTACCATCTTGATCCGAACACCATGATGTTTATGAATGAGTATAACACCATTGCGTACAGTGGAGAAAAGATTGCCAGCCCAGCCAATTATATCAGAAAACTTAAGGAGATTCAGCAATTTCAAGGAACTGATGGAATATCATTGGCCATAGGGGTGCAAGGCCATTTTTCAAGTGGTGTGCCAAATCTTGCTTACATGAGGTCAAGTCTAGATCTTCTTGCTGCAACTGGACTTCCTATATGGCTCACAGAAGTCACTGTGGATCCTAGTCCAGATCAG GCAGAGCACTTGGAAGAGATACTAAGAGAGGGTTACTCGCATCCATCTGTTCAGGGTATTATAATGTTTGTAGGTCCAGCACAAGCTGGTTTCACGAGTACACCCCTCGCAGATGAAAATTTTCTAAATACTCCGATTGGAGACGCCATGGACAAACTGATTAGTGAATGGGGAACTGGTACTCAAACGGTCATAGCAGACAGGCGAGGAATTGTAGATATTTCACTACATCATGGGGATTATGATATAACTGTTACACACCCTCTAACACAAAGCTCTAAAAAATTGAATATAAGTGTAGGGAAAGCATTTTCACAGGAAATCATCCATGTGAAAATGCAGGCCTAA